In the Deferribacter desulfuricans SSM1 genome, ATCTTCATCCTCATCTAAATCGATATCTGTTATAACAGCATTTTTACTATTGTTATCTATCACATCAATTTTTAGTTGAGCTAAAAGCATAAAAATTTCATCTAAAAATTCTGGAGTCAAAATCTCTTTGGGTAAAATCTCGTTTATTTCATCTACAGTTAAAAACCCCTTCTCTTTACCCAAAGCAATAAGTTGCTTTACTTCTGGAGTTTTAATCTTTTTGCTCATACAGACTGGACCTCCAATAATCTCTTTTCAAAATCTTTTTGTTTTTTTATTATTTGATTAATTTCGTTGACCAATGCCATTCTTTCTGGCTTATCCTGTGCCTTTTTCAGTTCTTCTTGTTTTTCTTTTTTTAACTTTTTCAAATAATTCAAATGTATTTTATATTTATTCAACAATGCATTATAATAATCATCATGGAATTCATCTTTCAAAAGTATTTCAGACAGCAGTTCTCCCACCTCAGAATCATCTACAAGAAGATGGATACTAACATTTTTATTTAAAAATTCAACAATTTTTTTAAAAATTTTTTTCATATTTTCATCAAAGAAAAATTCCTCTTTCATATCGTGTACTAACTCATCAATAACATCTTCAGCTAAACCAAATAAAGATGAGATAAAATCATACTCACATATATATTTAATTTTATTCTCGCTTCTCTTTAAAATTCTCTTTGCAGTGGAAAAATCAACCCCCTTTTTGAAAATTTGTGGATCAATTCCAAAAATCTTTGATATCTTTTCGATATATGATTCCTTTAATAATTCATCTTTAATCAAAACCAATTTACTTTGTAATATCTTTAAATATTTAGTTTTGAGATTCACATTGTTTATACTCTTTTTAAACATCCTTTTAATAATCAACTCAAACAGATCATATTTATTATCCAAGATCTTAAGAAATTTTTCTTTCCCAAATTTTTGTAAAAAGCTATCAGGATCTTCACCTTTATTTAAAAACACAACAAAAGGGATAAAGCTGTTTTTCAAAAAAACATCAAGCGACCTCATCGCTGCATTTTTCCCAGCTTCGTCACCATCAAAAAGTAACACTACTTCATCGGCATATCTTTTCAGAAGTGAAACATGATCTTCAGTAAGAGCTGTCCCCATTGGAGATACAACATTTTTTATCCCATACTGCCACATTCTAATAACATCCATATACCCTTCAACAACGTACAAAACTTTAACTTCACCAGATAAATGTTTTTTGGTTTTATCAAGATTGTATAAAATCTTCCTTTTAGAAAAAATTTGTGTTTCAGGAGAATTTATATATTTTGGTAGGCTATCGTCAGTAACCCTTCCTGAAAAACCAACCACCTTTTCTCGCAAGTTTTTTATAGGAAATAATAATCTGTTCTTAAGCTTAAAAGAAAAAAAACCATCCTGCTCATAAAAAAGTCCAGAGCTTTTAACAATGTCTTTATCATATTTTTTTAATATAGATGATAATTTATCTAAACTATCTAAATAACCTATATCAAATTCATTTATTAAATCATCATTTAAATCTCTTCTTGCCAAAAATTCTAACACTTCATTTTTTTTACATGTAATTAGATTATTTTTAGCAGCAATCATTATATCCTTGTGAAACTCATATAAATCAAGGGAAATTTTTCTATCACTTTCTGATATTTCAATACTAATATTGTACTTCTCAGATAAAAAGTTTACAGCATCCACAAAATCATACCCAAAATACTTCATCACAAATGAGATAGCATTACCAGAAGCTCCACAACCAAAACAGTGAAATACAGATTTTTCTTCTGAAACATAAAATGATGGCGTTTTTTCAGTATGAAAAGGACATAAACCCCTATGGTTTTTACCTGTTTTTTTCAGATCCACATACTCAGATATCAAATCCACAATATTTATCTGATCCAATAGTAATGATATACTACCTTCAGAAATTTTCATTTATTATATCTTCTTCCAAAATATTTTTAAAAGTATCATATTTATCTACAAATGGAGCATACCCTGCATCTTCTATTAAATGAAAAGAAACCCCATGCAAAATCATCCCAATTTTTAGGCAATATTCTAACGGTATTATTTTATTCATATCACCAAACACAATATATACTTTGTTGTTTTCAATTAATTGTTCTTGTAAAAAAACCGGTTCTGCTTTTATATTATCTCTAATCGGCTGTAAATATTTTTTCTCAATACCAGACATTTTACTAAAATATTCGATATCTTTATCATTAAATTTTTTAAAGAACATATCAAAATCGAGATAAGGTGAAATCATTAGAATAACTTTATTTTTCAATAAAGGTAATTGCTTTAATAAAGGGAAACAACCAAAACCAAAGCCTATTAACAAATCATAGGAATTCAAATCTTTGTCCGAATTTATATCAACTACATCAAAATGGTTATTTAAAAAGGAAAAGTAATCTGAAAAGATTTTATTATTACAATATAAATCATTGAGAAATAATGCTTTATACATCAACACAATGCCTTTTTATCAAAACTAACTAAGAAAAATATCATAAGAAACTGTGGAAAACCCATTTTATAAAAATATAGACATTATATTTTTTTTCAATTAAAAATTCATTATGATAAAAATTAAAAATTTAAAAGTATATCATTCTCAAGAAGACTTTGTAATTTTAAGAAATATCAGTTTGACAATAAATAAAGGTGAAATATTTGGAATTGCTGGTGAATCAGGCTCTGGCAAATCTGTTTTAGCTAAGACTATGTTGGGGTTAACTAAAAAGCCATTGATTACTCAATACGATGAAATGATTATAAATAACAAAATGATATCTGGAGAAAAAGATTTTAAATTAATCAGAGGAAAAATTATCTCAATGATTTTTCAAAATCCTACAGCTTCTCTAAACCCTGTAATGACTGTAGGTTCACAACTTATTGAAACAATTATGTTTCATAATAAATGCACTGAAGCTGAAGCTAAAGAAATAGCTGTGTCACTTTTAAAGCAGGTTGAAATCGATTTCCCTGAAGAACGATTAAAAAGTTACCCATTAAATTTAAGTGGTGGGATGAATCAAAGAGTGATGATAGCTTTAGCCCTATCAAGTAACCCAAAAATTTTAATAGCTGATGAACCAACAACAGCTTTAGATATAACCACCCAATCAAAAATAATAAATCTTTTATTAAAGTTACAAAAAGAAAAAAATTTAACAGTAATATTCATCTCTCACGATCTAAACTTATTAGAAAAGATTGCTGACCGCATCCTAATTCTTTATGCTGGTGAAGAAATGGAGCTATTAACAAAAGATGAAATCAGACAAAACAAAATCAGGCACCCTTATACTTTTGCATTAAGAAAAAGTATCCCAAAATTAGATGAAAAACCTGATTACCTTTTTTCAATACCAGGTCAAATAGAAAAAAACAGCTCTAAATATGACAACAGATGTATATTTTACAATAGATGTGATAGAAAAACAGAGCAATGTTATAAGCAAAAACCTGATTTTAGAGATAAATGTAGGTGTTTTAACCCAATTTAGATTTCATCCATTCTCAAAACACTTGTTATATCAAAACCGTTCTTTTTAATTTCCTCTATACATTTATCAATATTATCATTATCCCCATTTATCCTTATAACCAGATCCCTCAAATGGGGTTTGTCTTTGATATAAAATGTTGCCAAGCTAATAATATTTAAATCAAACTGTTTTATTATCTTAGCTAAAACCGCAATAGCACCTGGTCTATCTTCCACCAAGATATTAACTCTGACACCTTTTTCTCTTATCCCCATAGCTTCTACAAAAACATCAAAAACATCAACTGCAGTGATTAACCCCACCAAGTTACCTTCGCCATCAACTACAGGGAGTCCACCAAACCTTTTATCTCTCAAAAGGATAGCGGCTTTTTCAATGGGATCATCAGGTGAAACAGTGATAACATCTTTTGTCATTGCATCTTTAACTTCATATTTGGCAAGGATATTATGAAGCTCATAAATATCGAGTGTTGTTGCTTTTGAAGGTGAAAAATCTTTAATATCCTTTTCTGTGATTATACCAACTAATCTATCACCTTCTAAAACAGGTAAACGTCTAAAACCATGCTCTCTCATCAGGTGTAAAGCATCCAAAATCGTGTCATTTTTATTTACAACCACAATATCTTTCTTCATCCAATCTTTTACAAACATAATTTTTACCTCTCTTTTAGATACTCCCTGTTATCAACAATTTCATTTTTGTTAATTTCATCATTTATTACAACATCTTTTAAACTCAACTTAAACTTCTCTTTAAAAATTTCATAAATATTTTGAACGTTTTTATTTATTTTCAAAATAAGTTGATCTACTCCACCCTTATTTTCAACCTCTAATCTACCATTTAAACCGAGATTTAAGCAAAACTCATCAAACTCCCATTGATGTATAAATACACCCTTTACCTTGACAGAACTATCAACTCTACCAAAAATACCAAGTAATCTTGGTATTTCTCTATCACATACACACTTTTGCAAAGTGTATTTTGATAAATCACCTGTTGAATATCTAAGTAGTGGATACTTGCTATTTAGTAAAGTAACTACGACTTCTCCAATTTCATCTTCTGACACATGTTTTTGATGGTCAGGACTTAATAATTCCACAAATATCTCATCATCTATATGCATCCCATCTTTATATTCACACTCAGTTGCTATTAGGCCTACTTCAGCAGTACCATACCCTTGATAAATTTCTATTTTATAATTTTCACTTAAATATTTTCTTTCAGATTCTGTTATTTTTTCAGCAATCAAATAAGCTTTTAGCAAAGGATTCTCTTTCCCTAAAACCTCCAATACCTTTTTTAAAAAAGTTTTAGTCCCTATAAAAGCTGTTGCTCCAATTTTTCTTATAATTTCAGCACATTTGTCGCTATTTGTTGGACCTAAAGGGAAGACAGTTGCACCAATTTTCTCACTAGCCTCTTCAAACATCTCACCAGCAGGAGTCAAATGATATGAAAATGTATTAACTATAATATCACATGGGCCAAAACTTGAAATCTCAAGAGCTTTGTAAAATCTATACTGATTGTATCTATCAAATAAACAATTCAGAATACCACCAGGGGACTCAAATATCTTTAATGGACAACTTTCAAACAAACTAAAAAAGCTTTTACTATCTTTTGACAAATCTGCTAAATCCTTTCGAGATATAGTCCTTATTTTTAAAAAATCCTCGTAAGTTTTTATTTCAGAAACTTCAATATTAGATTTTTCCAGTTGAAATTGAATAAATGGATGATTGGCATTCTTTTTTATAAAAGAAATCGCTTTTTCAAAACCGCCTAAGATAGCCACCTTTTTCTCCTTCGGTAATGTTTAACATCTTTAAAACTTTTTTTACTACCTATTCCAAGATAAAACTCTTTTACATCATCATTTTCCATAAGCTCTTCAGATTTACCCTCTAACACTATTTTACCATTTTCCATTATATACCCGTAGTCTGCTACAGAAAGAGCCATATTCGCATTCTGCTCTACTAATAGTATAGCTGTATTATCCTCTTTGTTCAACTTTTCTATAATCTTAAATATCTCTTTTACCAAAACCGGACTTAAACCAAGACTCGGCTCATCCATTAAAATAAGTTTTGGACTTGCCATTAAAGCTCTACCTATGGCAAGCATCTGCTGCTCCCCACCACTCATAAAACCAGCAAGTTGCTTTCTCCTCTCTTTCAAACGAGGAAAATATGTATAAACTTTTTCGAGATTACTTTTAAAATTAGAAGATTTTTGAGTATAAGCTCCAGCAATTAGGTTTTCCTCAACTGTCAAATCCTTAAAAACTCTCCTACCTTCCATAACTTGAAAAATACCCAATTTTACAATCTCAGCTGCATCCTTTTTATCTATTCTAACCTCATTAAAGAAAATTTCTCCATCAGTAATCTCACCATTATCAGGTCTAAGCAAACCTGAAATCGCTTTTAAAGTGGTGGATTTTCCTGCACCATTTGAGCCAAGGAGAGCAACAATACTGCTCTCCTTTACACTTAAAGACAAACCTTTTAATACAAGAATTACATCATTATAAACTACTTCTAAATTATTTACTTTGAGCATTTACTCCACCGAAATAAAATCTGTAACAGGCTTAATTTCACCGTTAGAAATTTGATACAATCTCAATGCTCTAACACCTTTATGACTCTTAGATGTGAATGTGACAGGTGCAGTCAATCCCATTGTATCAAAATTTTTCATAGATTCATAAACTTTTTTCAAATTTTCACCTTTATAATTTTTATTTGCCATTTTAAGACCAGAAAGTAACACATACATACTACTAAACCCCTGAATATAATTAACCTTTCTATAAGTAACATCAGGATGATATTTTTTATTAAGTTCATGTAGTAACTTAATCCCTTTCACATCATTGTCTGTCCAAAAAGCAAAAGGTACAGTCCCCATAAAACCGTTTGCAGCATCACCAGCTAACTTGATTAGCGTCTTACCAAATGTCCAGTTAAAACCTATAAATTTTGTTTTTACACCAAGCTTCTGAGCATCTTTCAATATAGTAGAAGTTGCCATATATGTTTCTTGAACAAGAGCAAATTCTGGATCCTTTTTAGACATATTTAAAAGCTGACTAGTGGCATCAAGTGCTTTTAATCCTACTACCTCTTTATCAACAACTTTTACTCTTATCTTTTTTGCATAATCTTCACCATCAGGGAAAAAAGGTGATCTACCAAATCCCGTATCGTTGTAAATAAATGCTACAGTTTTTTTAACGCCGTTCTCTTTGATATATTTTAAAGCAATTCTCGCCTGGTCAGAATATGTAACACCAACAAGGAAATTATAAGGGTTCTTTTCAGCATTGGTCAAATGTTCAGAGTAAGATGCACTAAAATATGGGATTTTATCTTTTGTAATAAATTTTGTTAACGCTTCTGTATCACCAGTCCCCCAACCATGGATAGCTACAACCTTTTCCCTTTTAAATTTTTTATAAGCAGAAATCGCTTGAGGTATTTTGTAACCATAATCGATCATTATTAGTTTTATTTTATCCCCATTCAATCCACCATTTTCATTAAACCATCTTACACAATCTCTAACCCCATCAGCATAAGGCTTACCAACATCAGCAGTTGGCCCTGTAAGATCAACAAGCGCCCCAACTTTTACAGTTTTTGCCAAACCAAATGAGGCAAAAACAGCTAACATTAAAAATGCTACAAACAACCTGTTCATGACATCCTCCATAAATTTTTATATTAATAAGAAAATGGCCAAAGCTTCCAATAAGCTTTTATAAGTTTCCATCTTCTATAAAGCCCTTCTGGCTCAAACATCAAAAACAGAATTATTACAAGGCCAAAAACCCCTTCTCTAATTGATGCAAACAACTGAGTAATATTTGGATAATACTGAGAAAGATAATCAGACACAAATTTGATAGATTCTGGTAATATAGTCATAAACACAGCACCAAAAATACTGCCCAAAACCTTGCCTAAACCACCAATTATTATCATAGATAGGTATTGGATAGAAACCCCTATTGTAAAATGCTCAGGTGTTATAATTGTCGTATAAAAAGTCCATAACCCTCCAGCTACCCCAGCATAAAAACTACTAATAGCAAAAGACAATATTTTATATTGGAATATATTCACTCCCATCACTTCTGCAGCTATATAATTGTCACGAATACTTAAAAAAGCCCTACCAATTTTAGTCCTCATAATATTCGCTGCAAAAAGAGTCATTACAATGCAAA is a window encoding:
- a CDS encoding ABC transporter ATP-binding protein, encoding MLKVNNLEVVYNDVILVLKGLSLSVKESSIVALLGSNGAGKSTTLKAISGLLRPDNGEITDGEIFFNEVRIDKKDAAEIVKLGIFQVMEGRRVFKDLTVEENLIAGAYTQKSSNFKSNLEKVYTYFPRLKERRKQLAGFMSGGEQQMLAIGRALMASPKLILMDEPSLGLSPVLVKEIFKIIEKLNKEDNTAILLVEQNANMALSVADYGYIMENGKIVLEGKSEELMENDDVKEFYLGIGSKKSFKDVKHYRRRKRWLS
- a CDS encoding CBS domain-containing protein, with the translated sequence MFVKDWMKKDIVVVNKNDTILDALHLMREHGFRRLPVLEGDRLVGIITEKDIKDFSPSKATTLDIYELHNILAKYEVKDAMTKDVITVSPDDPIEKAAILLRDKRFGGLPVVDGEGNLVGLITAVDVFDVFVEAMGIREKGVRVNILVEDRPGAIAVLAKIIKQFDLNIISLATFYIKDKPHLRDLVIRINGDNDNIDKCIEEIKKNGFDITSVLRMDEI
- a CDS encoding ABC transporter ATP-binding protein, coding for MIKIKNLKVYHSQEDFVILRNISLTINKGEIFGIAGESGSGKSVLAKTMLGLTKKPLITQYDEMIINNKMISGEKDFKLIRGKIISMIFQNPTASLNPVMTVGSQLIETIMFHNKCTEAEAKEIAVSLLKQVEIDFPEERLKSYPLNLSGGMNQRVMIALALSSNPKILIADEPTTALDITTQSKIINLLLKLQKEKNLTVIFISHDLNLLEKIADRILILYAGEEMELLTKDEIRQNKIRHPYTFALRKSIPKLDEKPDYLFSIPGQIEKNSSKYDNRCIFYNRCDRKTEQCYKQKPDFRDKCRCFNPI
- a CDS encoding phenylacetate--CoA ligase family protein, encoding MAILGGFEKAISFIKKNANHPFIQFQLEKSNIEVSEIKTYEDFLKIRTISRKDLADLSKDSKSFFSLFESCPLKIFESPGGILNCLFDRYNQYRFYKALEISSFGPCDIIVNTFSYHLTPAGEMFEEASEKIGATVFPLGPTNSDKCAEIIRKIGATAFIGTKTFLKKVLEVLGKENPLLKAYLIAEKITESERKYLSENYKIEIYQGYGTAEVGLIATECEYKDGMHIDDEIFVELLSPDHQKHVSEDEIGEVVVTLLNSKYPLLRYSTGDLSKYTLQKCVCDREIPRLLGIFGRVDSSVKVKGVFIHQWEFDEFCLNLGLNGRLEVENKGGVDQLILKINKNVQNIYEIFKEKFKLSLKDVVINDEINKNEIVDNREYLKER
- a CDS encoding ABC transporter substrate-binding protein, with protein sequence MNRLFVAFLMLAVFASFGLAKTVKVGALVDLTGPTADVGKPYADGVRDCVRWFNENGGLNGDKIKLIMIDYGYKIPQAISAYKKFKREKVVAIHGWGTGDTEALTKFITKDKIPYFSASYSEHLTNAEKNPYNFLVGVTYSDQARIALKYIKENGVKKTVAFIYNDTGFGRSPFFPDGEDYAKKIRVKVVDKEVVGLKALDATSQLLNMSKKDPEFALVQETYMATSTILKDAQKLGVKTKFIGFNWTFGKTLIKLAGDAANGFMGTVPFAFWTDNDVKGIKLLHELNKKYHPDVTYRKVNYIQGFSSMYVLLSGLKMANKNYKGENLKKVYESMKNFDTMGLTAPVTFTSKSHKGVRALRLYQISNGEIKPVTDFISVE
- the dnaG gene encoding DNA primase — encoded protein: MKISEGSISLLLDQINIVDLISEYVDLKKTGKNHRGLCPFHTEKTPSFYVSEEKSVFHCFGCGASGNAISFVMKYFGYDFVDAVNFLSEKYNISIEISESDRKISLDLYEFHKDIMIAAKNNLITCKKNEVLEFLARRDLNDDLINEFDIGYLDSLDKLSSILKKYDKDIVKSSGLFYEQDGFFSFKLKNRLLFPIKNLREKVVGFSGRVTDDSLPKYINSPETQIFSKRKILYNLDKTKKHLSGEVKVLYVVEGYMDVIRMWQYGIKNVVSPMGTALTEDHVSLLKRYADEVVLLFDGDEAGKNAAMRSLDVFLKNSFIPFVVFLNKGEDPDSFLQKFGKEKFLKILDNKYDLFELIIKRMFKKSINNVNLKTKYLKILQSKLVLIKDELLKESYIEKISKIFGIDPQIFKKGVDFSTAKRILKRSENKIKYICEYDFISSLFGLAEDVIDELVHDMKEEFFFDENMKKIFKKIVEFLNKNVSIHLLVDDSEVGELLSEILLKDEFHDDYYNALLNKYKIHLNYLKKLKKEKQEELKKAQDKPERMALVNEINQIIKKQKDFEKRLLEVQSV